One window of uncultured Campylobacter sp. genomic DNA carries:
- a CDS encoding histidine phosphatase family protein codes for MKRIYFIRHAEAQSGNGSDFERALSHAGELCAIKLGEKLRSLGLAPDLIITSSAIRALHTAQIIANALYATKRVVPLQELYDVSLWDLAKFVRSLDEKRFFWCGVNVEKYNVVGLSSEKHRDANAENSAFKSAKIPASISENNALSCNDVEISSTDVMRNFNAASAECVFIVGHNPAIGGICSLLGEKEVDKFPPCSICGLEFDVHKFSDITDHGGKMVMLQRP; via the coding sequence ATGAAGCGGATATATTTTATAAGACATGCCGAGGCGCAAAGTGGCAACGGAAGCGATTTTGAGCGGGCATTAAGCCATGCGGGTGAACTTTGCGCAATTAAACTCGGAGAAAAGCTGCGCAGCTTGGGACTTGCGCCTGATTTGATTATTACAAGTTCGGCTATACGCGCACTCCATACGGCGCAAATTATCGCTAATGCGTTGTATGCGACAAAAAGGGTAGTGCCATTGCAAGAGTTATACGATGTAAGTTTATGGGATTTAGCAAAGTTTGTTCGCAGCTTGGATGAGAAACGATTTTTTTGGTGCGGTGTGAATGTTGAAAAATACAATGTGGTTGGTCTGAGTAGCGAAAAACATCGCGACGCAAACGCTGAAAATTCTGCTTTTAAGAGCGCTAAAATTCCCGCTAGCATTAGCGAAAATAATGCGCTATCTTGCAATGATGTGGAAATTTCTAGCACAGATGTTATGCGAAATTTTAACGCAGCTAGCGCGGAATGCGTATTTATCGTTGGACATAATCCGGCAATAGGTGGAATTTGCTCGCTTTTAGGCGAGAAGGAAGTCGATAAATTTCCTCCTTGTTCGATTTGCGGCTTAGAATTTGACGTTCATAAATTCTCAGATATTACCGATCATGGCGGCAAAATGGTAATGTTACAACGCCCTTAA
- a CDS encoding rhomboid family intramembrane serine protease — MQSGKFTLAIIAANILFFVISFALEYFFGFKSYLFFGLNPYFFEGMPWQLLSSFFMHGGVMHLAMNMAVLYQFGGILERAFGGIKFTLLYIAGGLLSGALCLIYIRYAMSMGEIVNIVGASGAICVLLGVIAYFDERNAGGIFIAILIMSFAPMLMGVNVAWYAHIAGFVVGYGFGMIQKKFRIL, encoded by the coding sequence ATGCAATCGGGCAAATTTACTCTCGCGATCATCGCGGCGAATATCCTATTTTTCGTGATTTCATTCGCATTGGAATATTTTTTCGGCTTTAAGTCCTACCTATTTTTCGGGCTCAATCCGTATTTTTTCGAAGGGATGCCGTGGCAGTTACTAAGTTCATTTTTTATGCACGGCGGAGTGATGCATCTAGCGATGAATATGGCAGTTTTGTATCAATTCGGCGGGATTTTAGAGCGAGCGTTCGGTGGGATAAAATTTACGCTACTTTACATCGCAGGCGGGCTGCTGAGCGGCGCTTTATGTCTGATTTATATCCGTTATGCCATGAGCATGGGAGAAATCGTCAATATCGTAGGCGCTAGTGGCGCTATTTGCGTGCTTTTAGGCGTGATTGCTTATTTTGATGAACGCAATGCGGGTGGGATTTTTATCGCGATTTTGATAATGAGCTTTGCGCCGATGCTAATGGGCGTAAATGTGGCATGGTATGCGCACATAGCGGGATTTGTGGTCGGTTATGGTTTTGGAATGATCCAGAAAAAATTTAGAATTTTATAG
- a CDS encoding NlpC/P60 family protein produces MKQLIICALGAFLLVGCSSKAPSAGSQQAYVLNDHEEGITSVPGSEFNRSLIASVDDYTGTRAGGDCSGFITVLNDKYDDLFFNSKDLPKYFTNGRKSQAIYNYYSRRNLLSNTPRVGDLVFFQNTLRSNKGKVNNEISHIGIVREIYADGRVKFVHNTRGRNQADFVNLNKKNVHVAGQKMENSYIVRCGKDRISCLASNRFAGYGRVNN; encoded by the coding sequence ATGAAACAACTAATTATTTGCGCTTTGGGTGCGTTTTTGCTGGTCGGTTGCTCCTCAAAAGCCCCGTCTGCTGGCAGCCAGCAAGCGTATGTCTTAAACGATCATGAAGAAGGAATAACTTCGGTGCCGGGAAGCGAGTTTAACCGCTCGCTAATCGCATCTGTAGACGATTACACCGGCACTCGCGCGGGAGGGGACTGCAGCGGATTTATTACCGTGCTAAATGATAAATACGATGATCTATTTTTTAACTCAAAAGATCTGCCGAAATACTTCACAAACGGACGCAAATCCCAAGCAATATATAATTATTACAGCCGTAGAAATTTACTCAGCAATACGCCGCGAGTGGGGGATTTGGTGTTTTTCCAAAACACCTTGCGCTCTAACAAAGGCAAGGTCAATAACGAAATCAGCCATATCGGCATCGTGCGCGAGATCTATGCTGATGGTCGCGTGAAATTCGTCCACAATACTCGTGGTAGAAATCAAGCGGACTTCGTAAATTTAAATAAGAAAAATGTCCATGTAGCGGGGCAAAAGATGGAAAATAGCTATATCGTGCGCTGCGGCAAAGACCGCATAAGCTGCCTAGCATCGAACCGCTTCGCAGGATACGGACGGGTGAATAACTAG
- the murA gene encoding UDP-N-acetylglucosamine 1-carboxyvinyltransferase, with amino-acid sequence MHYLRINGGKKLSGSVKISGAKNAALPLIALSILSKNEVVIKNLPAVSDIHTLIQLLSNLGAKCEFLDANTAKIDSSEVNSTKAIYDIVRKMRASILVLGPLLARFRHCEVSLPGGCAIGARPIDLHLSALEKMGAEVKIEQGYVVCTAKKGLKGATINFDKITVTGTENIVMAAALASGTTHIINAAKEPEVIAVCNALKSAGIDIEGIGTNEILIKGSGGELLSLNEISIIPDRIEAGTYLCAGAITGSRITITHACAAHLGAVLAKFEDMGFKFEISSGSEEITILPASKIKPVEIITSEYPGFPTDMQAQFMALACISSGVSTIDERLFENRFMHVSELSRMGADIRLNGHIATISGGKLNGADVMATDLRASSALVLAALAARGESKIHRIYHLDRGYERLEAKLGALGADIQRLEE; translated from the coding sequence ATGCATTATCTACGAATTAACGGGGGCAAAAAACTAAGCGGCAGCGTCAAAATAAGCGGCGCAAAAAACGCCGCACTGCCGCTCATAGCCCTATCTATCCTTTCAAAAAACGAAGTCGTAATTAAAAATTTACCCGCAGTTTCCGATATCCACACGCTAATTCAGCTGCTTTCAAATTTAGGCGCAAAGTGCGAGTTTCTTGACGCCAACACTGCCAAAATCGATTCGAGCGAGGTAAACTCGACCAAGGCGATCTACGACATAGTGCGTAAAATGCGAGCTTCAATCTTGGTGCTAGGACCGCTTTTAGCGCGGTTTAGACACTGCGAGGTAAGCCTTCCGGGGGGTTGCGCGATCGGCGCCAGACCGATCGATCTGCACCTTAGCGCGCTTGAAAAGATGGGCGCGGAGGTTAAGATCGAGCAGGGTTACGTCGTTTGCACCGCAAAAAAGGGGCTTAAGGGCGCGACTATAAATTTTGACAAAATTACCGTCACCGGTACCGAAAACATCGTAATGGCGGCGGCTTTAGCAAGCGGCACCACGCATATCATAAATGCGGCAAAAGAGCCCGAAGTGATCGCCGTTTGCAACGCATTAAAAAGCGCAGGTATCGACATAGAGGGCATCGGCACGAACGAAATCCTCATCAAAGGAAGCGGCGGCGAGCTTTTAAGCTTGAACGAAATTTCGATCATTCCCGATCGCATCGAGGCGGGCACCTATCTGTGCGCGGGCGCGATCACGGGCTCCCGCATCACGATCACGCACGCTTGCGCGGCTCATCTTGGCGCCGTACTTGCAAAATTTGAAGATATGGGCTTTAAATTTGAAATTTCAAGCGGCAGCGAGGAGATAACGATCCTGCCCGCTTCAAAGATCAAACCCGTGGAGATCATCACGAGCGAATATCCGGGCTTTCCTACCGATATGCAGGCGCAGTTTATGGCGCTGGCGTGCATCTCTTCGGGCGTCAGCACCATCGACGAGAGGCTTTTTGAAAACCGCTTCATGCACGTAAGCGAACTTTCAAGAATGGGCGCAGATATCCGCCTAAACGGACACATCGCGACGATCAGCGGCGGCAAGCTAAACGGCGCGGACGTGATGGCGACCGATCTGCGCGCCAGCTCGGCACTCGTTTTAGCCGCTCTTGCGGCGCGCGGCGAGAGCAAAATACATAGAATTTACCACTTAGATCGTGGATATGAGAGGCTGGAAGCTAAGCTTGGTGCGCTTGGTGCGGACATACAGAGACTGGAGGAATGA
- a CDS encoding molybdopterin molybdotransferase MoeA, translating into MIGINEAIDLATARITSSRRSEKVPLPNTLGRILSSDISAIKNLPCFDNSALDGYAYAAEFKDEELKIVEPTIFAGDEKFYEIKAAQAQKIMTGAPMPAGADSVARLEDVDVQGGTLKIPAFVHAHDGFRKKGEEVRAGELLLRRGEILNPAKIMLLAAQGIYEVDVYARPKIALFSSGNELKEPWQSASEREIYNANSSGIAALLQKYGFENEYLGILKDDFSEVCEALDTATRKFDVLITSGGASAGEADFMQSAMSELGFLQVFDHIDIKPGRPSKCFAKDGKFVFAMAGNPMAAFVLTRAVILPILFKLSGASEAFSAEAAIYAKLASDLKLKSGRVNLTVGAYEGGVFTPMPSPSGRIRPLAAASHFFLADPECDKVRAGEIVKIYEI; encoded by the coding sequence ATGATAGGAATAAATGAGGCTATAGATTTGGCTACGGCTAGAATCACATCAAGCAGGCGGAGCGAAAAGGTACCTCTTCCCAACACTCTAGGTCGCATCCTTTCTAGCGATATTTCTGCGATTAAAAACCTACCCTGCTTCGATAATTCGGCGCTTGACGGCTATGCCTACGCGGCGGAATTTAAAGACGAAGAGCTAAAGATCGTAGAGCCTACGATCTTTGCAGGAGACGAAAAATTCTACGAAATCAAGGCTGCGCAAGCGCAAAAGATAATGACTGGCGCGCCAATGCCTGCAGGCGCGGACTCTGTCGCGAGGCTAGAGGATGTAGACGTGCAAGGCGGAACTCTAAAAATCCCTGCTTTCGTTCATGCTCACGACGGCTTTCGTAAAAAAGGCGAGGAAGTGCGTGCGGGCGAGCTTTTATTGCGCCGTGGCGAAATTTTAAACCCTGCCAAAATCATGCTTCTTGCCGCGCAAGGAATTTACGAAGTGGACGTTTACGCGCGTCCTAAAATCGCCCTATTTTCCAGCGGAAACGAGCTAAAAGAGCCGTGGCAGAGTGCGAGCGAGCGCGAAATTTATAACGCTAACTCTAGTGGTATTGCTGCATTGCTGCAAAAATACGGCTTTGAAAATGAGTATTTAGGGATTTTAAAGGATGATTTTAGCGAGGTGTGCGAGGCGCTAGATACTGCTACGCGTAAATTTGACGTGCTAATTACCAGCGGTGGAGCAAGCGCTGGGGAGGCGGATTTTATGCAAAGCGCTATGAGTGAACTTGGATTTTTGCAGGTTTTTGATCACATTGATATCAAGCCCGGCCGTCCCAGCAAGTGCTTCGCAAAAGACGGCAAATTCGTCTTTGCAATGGCGGGCAATCCAATGGCTGCTTTCGTGCTTACGCGCGCAGTCATACTGCCGATCCTATTTAAGCTTAGCGGCGCAAGCGAGGCTTTTAGCGCAGAAGCGGCGATATATGCCAAGCTCGCAAGCGATCTGAAGCTAAAAAGCGGCAGAGTAAATTTAACCGTAGGCGCATATGAAGGCGGAGTTTTTACGCCTATGCCGTCGCCTTCTGGGCGCATCAGGCCGCTGGCTGCAGCATCGCATTTTTTCTTGGCTGATCCCGAATGCGACAAAGTTCGCGCTGGAGAAATCGTAAAAATTTATGAAATTTAA
- a CDS encoding UbiX family flavin prenyltransferase yields the protein MKILVCLSGASFCEIGLDLLKFLASSPHEIHAVLTQGARRVLRAESGIDADEALKSAEFRSVKFYPDTDLSAPPASGSFGIDAMIFAPCSIGSLAKIYGGLCDSLSTRAAAVALKEHKRLVLGVREMPLSAISLRQMSELAALGVIIAPPVIAGYCGVQNLKNFIIGKWCDALGVQNELFKRWQ from the coding sequence ATGAAAATTTTAGTTTGCTTAAGCGGCGCGAGTTTTTGCGAGATCGGGCTTGATCTGCTTAAATTTCTTGCTAGCTCACCGCATGAAATTCACGCCGTGCTTACGCAGGGCGCGCGCCGCGTCCTGCGCGCCGAAAGCGGCATAGACGCGGACGAGGCTTTAAAATCTGCGGAATTTAGGAGTGTAAAATTTTATCCCGACACCGATCTGAGCGCGCCGCCCGCTTCGGGCTCGTTCGGCATTGATGCAATGATCTTTGCACCCTGCTCTATCGGCTCTTTGGCTAAAATTTACGGCGGGCTTTGCGACAGCTTAAGCACCCGCGCCGCTGCAGTCGCGTTAAAAGAGCACAAGCGGCTGGTTCTTGGCGTGCGTGAGATGCCGCTTTCTGCGATCAGCCTGCGACAAATGAGCGAGCTAGCCGCGCTCGGCGTCATCATCGCTCCGCCCGTGATCGCAGGCTACTGCGGCGTGCAAAATTTAAAAAATTTCATAATCGGCAAGTGGTGCGACGCGCTGGGCGTGCAAAACGAGCTATTTAAAAGGTGGCAATAA
- the coaD gene encoding pantetheine-phosphate adenylyltransferase — translation MQNSRKCIYPGTFDPITNGHLDVIKRALGLFDEVIVAVALNESKKPYFSLKSRLEMARAATCGLRGVSVQSFDNLLVDFAKSCGVRFVIRGLRAVSDFEYELQIGYANASLWEEFESVYLMPTLKNAFISSSIVRSVLSHGGDVSHLVPSEILKFLKK, via the coding sequence ATGCAAAACTCAAGAAAATGTATCTATCCGGGCACTTTCGATCCTATCACGAACGGCCATCTGGACGTCATCAAGCGCGCGCTGGGGCTTTTTGATGAAGTCATCGTCGCAGTCGCGCTCAACGAGAGCAAAAAGCCCTACTTCAGCCTAAAATCCAGACTAGAGATGGCGCGAGCCGCAACATGCGGGCTTCGTGGCGTGAGCGTGCAAAGCTTTGATAATCTGCTCGTGGATTTTGCTAAATCTTGCGGCGTGCGCTTCGTTATCCGCGGACTCCGCGCGGTTAGCGACTTTGAGTACGAGCTGCAGATCGGCTATGCAAACGCCTCGCTATGGGAGGAATTTGAGAGCGTGTATTTGATGCCGACGCTCAAAAACGCCTTCATCTCAAGCTCGATCGTCCGCTCCGTTTTGAGCCACGGCGGCGATGTTTCGCACCTGGTGCCAAGCGAAATTTTAAAATTTTTGAAAAAATGA
- the tmk gene encoding dTMP kinase, whose amino-acid sequence MYVIFEGIDGVGKSTQIARLAAIFPQAIVTKEPGGTKLGEAVRSLVLGEDFKWRRGSVNLREVCGEISKRAELLLFLADRAEHYERVIKGSADRLVLSDRGFISGLAYALANDENADLSELIALNKFALGGKFADKIVLFSADEQLIGHRLKTRANSDIIEARGLKYLMRVQDLMAQACRACGVETLQIDAAQSEEAICDQIKNFILS is encoded by the coding sequence ATGTATGTAATATTCGAAGGTATCGACGGCGTGGGCAAAAGCACACAGATAGCGCGACTGGCGGCGATTTTTCCGCAGGCGATCGTGACTAAGGAGCCCGGCGGCACGAAGCTCGGCGAGGCGGTGCGAAGCCTCGTTTTGGGCGAGGATTTTAAGTGGCGGCGCGGCAGCGTAAATCTGCGCGAGGTCTGCGGCGAAATTTCAAAGCGCGCCGAGCTGCTTTTGTTTCTCGCAGACCGCGCCGAGCACTACGAACGCGTGATAAAGGGCAGCGCGGACAGGCTCGTGCTAAGCGATCGTGGCTTCATCTCGGGGCTTGCCTATGCGCTGGCAAACGACGAAAACGCGGATCTTAGCGAGCTTATCGCGCTTAATAAATTTGCGCTCGGGGGCAAATTCGCAGATAAAATCGTGCTGTTTTCGGCGGACGAACAGCTCATCGGGCATCGGCTCAAAACGCGCGCTAACAGCGATATAATCGAGGCTCGCGGGCTCAAATACCTAATGCGCGTGCAAGATCTTATGGCGCAGGCATGCAGGGCGTGCGGCGTTGAGACCCTGCAAATCGACGCCGCACAGTCCGAAGAAGCGATCTGCGATCAGATAAAAAATTTCATACTTTCTTAA
- a CDS encoding TonB-dependent receptor, producing MFRRFSLSLYVSLLFYGSLYAEEPANSQELGTIQVTGNVDSQSVAEQKVGETKTTAQTIKKQQITDSRDLVRYQTGITAVETGRFGASGYAVRGVDENRVAITVDGLRQAETLSSQGFKDLFEGYGNFNNTRNGVEMENVKTANITKGADSIKAGSGALGGSVMFETKDARDFLTEKNYHFGFKQGYQSVDSQNFHSFTGAARYGWFDLLVINTDRHGHERKNYFYDIYDSKEDKLHIGKTREKADPYTITKKSTLVKVGFQPGDENRFSVAIDDSKQNSDGEDLSYTLRMGSRPDASERYGNRTNHDSSTRRNVQLGYENFSETPLWDHVKISYSKQSIKNRAINREGCQGSACQQTQNPSGMHLDSSSGTHNLVDKNNRPISVDPGDVAEEAYIVRDGSGNVLRLNDDYKAHLGSAIDMWGDVYHSTYVDCSKIDCNKKFKVLKETYDGNTWNYNYELVEREIEKHTLADGRTYGTIKRDSSDADDGTKSHKLSFLTPGTDGYNSIQYTDRTLDTETQQLNLDFEKELSLFNIIDNSISYGGLLDKTDKSMTNKDGFYAGDSRWWDSIFFGNVNNVPNPDWHMNGNLRSNTTAVNTYLIPVQTTTTASYIGDEIQITKYVGFDLGYRYDKVKHKPKYTGYPEVPRGIITGLWVPYPYNPYDGVHGYYTPYGEENYQQNLKFLLREKEYKSGSYKLGLNLDPLDWMRIQLKSSKGFRAPTSDEAYMTFKHPDFSIRPNIFLEPEIARTKEIALTFYSERSHITFDVFKTDYKNFIDLEFLGNLQVVDQQIPYPFYQNVNRDSAKVHGFEINTHLELGDVSESLEGFRLGYKYSRQKGRMSCASNGSNANDSNSGCSKGEEVPMNAIQPPTSVYNIGYSTPGDKYGIDLFITDVGAKKRKDTYNMYWKSQVERTDPYWGHIDASIVNGEPVTDNTKGWRSGDYTVVDVIAYAKPQKNFNFSLGVYNLTNAKYITWDSARSIRAFGTVNMIDQATGAGIGRFYAPRRNFRFNWEVTF from the coding sequence ATGTTTAGAAGATTCTCTCTCTCTCTCTATGTCTCGCTGCTCTTTTATGGCTCGCTTTACGCGGAAGAGCCGGCCAACTCACAAGAACTAGGAACTATCCAGGTAACGGGCAATGTCGATTCGCAAAGCGTAGCCGAGCAAAAGGTCGGCGAAACTAAAACTACCGCGCAGACTATCAAGAAGCAGCAGATCACCGATAGCAGAGACTTGGTGCGATACCAAACCGGTATCACAGCGGTCGAGACGGGCAGATTCGGCGCTAGCGGATACGCCGTTCGGGGTGTGGACGAAAACCGCGTGGCTATCACAGTGGACGGACTTCGCCAAGCAGAGACCTTGAGCTCGCAGGGCTTTAAAGACCTCTTTGAGGGGTATGGAAATTTTAATAACACAAGAAACGGCGTAGAGATGGAAAATGTCAAAACGGCCAATATCACCAAAGGAGCCGACTCCATAAAAGCAGGAAGCGGCGCACTCGGCGGATCGGTTATGTTTGAAACTAAAGACGCTAGGGATTTCTTAACGGAAAAGAACTATCATTTCGGCTTTAAGCAGGGCTATCAAAGCGTCGATAGTCAAAATTTTCACTCCTTCACCGGTGCGGCTAGATACGGCTGGTTTGATCTTTTGGTTATAAACACCGATAGACACGGTCATGAAAGGAAAAATTATTTCTACGACATATATGATAGTAAAGAGGATAAACTTCACATAGGTAAAACTCGCGAAAAAGCAGACCCATATACCATAACCAAAAAAAGCACGCTCGTAAAGGTAGGGTTTCAGCCGGGCGATGAGAATAGATTTTCGGTCGCGATAGATGACTCGAAGCAAAATTCTGACGGCGAGGATCTTTCTTATACGTTAAGAATGGGTAGCCGTCCAGATGCTTCGGAACGATATGGAAATAGGACAAACCACGATAGCTCTACCAGAAGAAATGTACAGCTCGGCTATGAAAATTTTAGCGAGACACCGCTTTGGGATCACGTTAAAATTTCATACTCAAAGCAGAGTATTAAAAACCGCGCGATAAACAGAGAGGGCTGCCAAGGAAGCGCCTGCCAGCAAACACAAAATCCATCGGGAATGCATTTAGACTCGAGCTCCGGCACGCATAATCTAGTAGATAAAAATAATAGACCTATAAGCGTCGATCCTGGGGATGTAGCAGAGGAAGCTTATATCGTAAGAGATGGTTCGGGCAATGTACTTAGGCTCAACGACGATTATAAAGCACATCTTGGATCCGCAATTGACATGTGGGGAGATGTTTATCATTCAACTTATGTAGATTGCTCCAAAATAGATTGCAATAAAAAATTTAAAGTATTAAAAGAAACATACGATGGGAATACTTGGAATTATAATTATGAACTCGTAGAAAGAGAGATCGAAAAACATACCCTTGCCGACGGAAGAACTTACGGAACCATAAAAAGAGATTCTAGCGATGCAGACGATGGAACAAAATCCCATAAATTATCTTTTTTAACTCCGGGAACGGACGGCTATAATTCCATACAATATACCGATAGGACGCTGGATACCGAAACGCAACAATTAAATTTGGATTTTGAGAAAGAGCTTAGCCTATTTAACATCATCGATAATTCCATATCATACGGCGGACTTTTAGATAAGACCGATAAATCGATGACGAACAAAGACGGGTTTTATGCAGGCGATTCACGATGGTGGGATAGTATATTTTTCGGTAATGTAAATAATGTGCCAAATCCAGATTGGCATATGAATGGCAATCTAAGAAGCAATACTACGGCGGTTAACACCTATCTGATCCCGGTACAAACTACGACTACGGCAAGCTATATCGGGGATGAAATTCAAATCACCAAATATGTAGGCTTTGATCTTGGCTACCGCTACGACAAGGTAAAGCATAAACCAAAATATACAGGCTATCCCGAAGTGCCCAGAGGCATCATAACCGGTCTATGGGTGCCGTATCCTTATAATCCTTACGATGGAGTGCATGGCTATTACACTCCTTACGGAGAGGAAAATTATCAGCAAAATTTAAAATTTCTACTAAGAGAGAAGGAATACAAAAGCGGCTCATATAAACTAGGTCTAAATTTAGACCCACTGGATTGGATGAGAATACAGCTAAAAAGTTCTAAGGGTTTCCGCGCTCCGACATCGGATGAGGCGTATATGACCTTTAAGCATCCGGACTTTTCTATCCGTCCTAATATATTTTTAGAACCAGAAATCGCAAGGACAAAAGAGATCGCTCTTACCTTTTATAGCGAGAGAAGCCACATAACTTTTGATGTTTTTAAGACGGATTATAAAAATTTTATCGATCTTGAATTTTTGGGAAATTTACAAGTCGTAGATCAGCAGATACCGTATCCGTTTTATCAAAACGTAAACCGAGATAGCGCCAAAGTGCATGGATTTGAGATAAATACCCATCTGGAGCTCGGCGATGTATCGGAGAGCCTGGAGGGATTTAGACTGGGATATAAATACAGCAGACAAAAGGGCAGAATGTCGTGCGCCAGCAACGGCTCAAACGCCAATGATTCAAACTCCGGATGCAGTAAGGGCGAAGAGGTACCGATGAATGCGATCCAACCGCCTACTTCCGTTTATAATATCGGCTATTCTACGCCCGGCGACAAATATGGCATTGATCTTTTCATCACCGACGTAGGAGCCAAGAAACGCAAAGATACCTACAATATGTATTGGAAAAGCCAAGTCGAAAGAACGGATCCGTATTGGGGACATATCGATGCTTCTATAGTAAACGGAGAGCCCGTAACCGATAATACCAAAGGTTGGCGAAGCGGCGATTATACGGTAGTGGACGTTATCGCTTATGCTAAGCCGCAAAAAAATTTTAACTTTAGTCTAGGAGTTTACAACCTAACCAATGCCAAATATATCACTTGGGATAGCGCGCGCTCGATCAGGGCTTTTGGAACGGTCAATATGATCGATCAAGCGACGGGTGCGGGCATAGGCAGGTTTTACGCGCCACGTAGAAATTTTAGATTTAACTGGGAGGTAACGTTTTAG
- the ychF gene encoding redox-regulated ATPase YchF codes for MGLSVGIVGLPNVGKSTTFNALSGAQNAQAQNYPFCTIEPNKAVVPVPDARLGKLAQIVKPGRIVHSTIEFVDIAGLVRGASKGEGLGNKFLSNIRECEIILHIVRCFESGDITHVEGCVDPIRDIEIIETELILADIEQLGRKIERLGKEAKANQKGAKEALAVANELLAHLNDGKPASNFALKEDESYVALNRELRLLSAKDVIYGANVDEDGIAQDNEYVARVREYANARGAEVIKLCAKIEEELIGLSDEETHEMLQSLGAQQSGLELIIKRSFAKLSLISYFTAGEMEVRAWTITKGWKAPKAASVIHNDFERGFIRAEVIGFDDFIACSGESRAKEAGKMRLEGKDYVVQDGDVMHFRFNV; via the coding sequence ATGGGGCTTTCAGTAGGGATCGTAGGGCTTCCGAACGTCGGTAAATCCACCACTTTTAATGCACTTAGCGGCGCGCAAAACGCGCAGGCGCAGAACTATCCATTCTGCACGATCGAGCCCAATAAAGCGGTCGTGCCCGTGCCCGATGCCAGGCTTGGTAAGCTAGCACAGATCGTTAAGCCCGGTCGCATCGTGCATTCGACCATCGAGTTTGTCGATATCGCGGGCCTCGTGCGCGGAGCTAGCAAGGGCGAGGGGTTGGGGAATAAATTTCTTTCAAATATCCGCGAGTGCGAGATTATCCTGCATATCGTGCGCTGCTTCGAAAGCGGCGACATAACCCACGTCGAAGGCTGCGTCGATCCCATCCGCGATATCGAGATCATCGAAACTGAGCTGATTTTAGCGGACATCGAGCAGCTTGGCCGCAAGATCGAGCGTCTCGGCAAGGAAGCCAAAGCAAATCAAAAGGGCGCTAAAGAGGCGCTAGCCGTAGCAAACGAGCTTTTAGCGCATCTAAACGACGGCAAGCCCGCTTCAAATTTTGCGCTCAAAGAGGACGAAAGCTACGTCGCTTTAAATCGCGAGCTGCGCCTGCTTAGCGCCAAGGACGTAATCTACGGCGCCAATGTGGACGAGGACGGCATCGCGCAGGATAACGAATATGTCGCGCGCGTAAGAGAATATGCAAATGCTCGCGGCGCCGAGGTGATCAAGCTCTGCGCCAAGATCGAAGAGGAGCTCATAGGCTTAAGCGACGAAGAGACGCACGAGATGCTGCAAAGCCTGGGCGCGCAGCAAAGCGGGCTGGAGCTCATCATCAAGCGATCCTTCGCAAAGCTCAGCCTCATCAGCTACTTTACCGCGGGCGAGATGGAGGTGCGCGCGTGGACGATCACGAAGGGCTGGAAGGCTCCAAAAGCCGCGAGCGTGATCCACAACGACTTTGAGCGAGGATTTATCAGAGCCGAGGTGATCGGATTTGATGATTTCATCGCGTGCAGCGGCGAGAGTAGGGCGAAAGAAGCGGGCAAGATGCGCCTTGAGGGCAAGGACTACGTCGTGCAAGACGGCGACGTGATGCACTTTAGATTTAATGTTTAA